ATGGAGTAATCGCTTTGGGACCCGTGCGGGAGGATGATAAGGAGGTATTGAAATGGAACGAGATAGACATCCCCCTTGTTTTAGTAGGAACGCATCCCCGTTTCAAAGGGAATAGGGTGGATTACGATAACGAAAAAGGTGGATATCTTGGCACCAGATTTCTCCTCCAAAAGGGGCACAAGAGGATTGCTATTGTGGGCATTAGTTTGGAGACGAGCTTTATGGCTGATAGGTTCAATGGCTATAAAAGGGCGCTTTTGGAGAAAGGGTTGGAAGTGGATGAGGAATTAGTGAAGCTAAAGAGCTGGAGCGAGCGGGATGGATACATAGCGGGGAGGGAGCTTTTGGAGTTAAGAGAGCCGCCCACGGCGATTTTCATAAGCATAGGGGAACATATTAGAGGCGTTTGTGAGGCTGTGAGGGAGAAAGGCTTGAGTGTTCCCAAAGATTTGGAGCTCTTGTGCTTTGATATGTTATCTGAAGACCTCCTCCCGGGGATGCCTCTTCTATCACTTGATACCAATCTTTATAAGTTGGGATTAGCAGGTACGGGAGCACTTTTAGCGATTATCGGGAGAAAAGCGCGCCAAACATTAGAGATAAAGATTCCGATTAGGAAAATAGTAAAAGTAAAAGGAGGCGATGTTATTTGATTGTAATATGAAGGGAGGAGAAGGCTTATGCCCCGGGCTTTACCCTCCCATTTATTGGGGCACAAAATAAAAAAAGGAGGTTTCAAAAATGCGGAGAAAGGGATTCACTTTGATTGAGTTATTGGTCGTAATAGCTATCATCGCCATTCTGGCGGCGATTCTCTTCCCAGTTTTCAGTCGGGCAAGGGAA
This sequence is a window from bacterium. Protein-coding genes within it:
- a CDS encoding LacI family DNA-binding transcriptional regulator, which encodes MATLKDIAREAGTSIAVVSKVLNKSRTTATVRPEIKERILEVAKNLGYQPNILARGLVKGKTYTIGVLFTYPSPAFLSSYMASQVISGIWDKARRAGYSLFLKAPKAGKAGFFPPIEDLKGRVDGVIALGPVREDDKEVLKWNEIDIPLVLVGTHPRFKGNRVDYDNEKGGYLGTRFLLQKGHKRIAIVGISLETSFMADRFNGYKRALLEKGLEVDEELVKLKSWSERDGYIAGRELLELREPPTAIFISIGEHIRGVCEAVREKGLSVPKDLELLCFDMLSEDLLPGMPLLSLDTNLYKLGLAGTGALLAIIGRKARQTLEIKIPIRKIVKVKGGDVI